A portion of the Meriones unguiculatus strain TT.TT164.6M chromosome 14, Bangor_MerUng_6.1, whole genome shotgun sequence genome contains these proteins:
- the Arpin gene encoding arpin, protein MSRIYHDSALRNKAVQTARLPGAWDPAAHQGGNGVLLEGELVDVSRHSILDAHNRKERYYVLYIRPSCIHRRKFDTKGNEIEPNFSATRKVNTGFLMSSYKVEAKGDTDRLTVEVLKGLVNKPELLELTESLTPDETVAFWMPESEMEVMELELGTGVRLKTRGDGPFIDSLAKLELGTVTKCNFAGDGKTGASWTDNIMAQKSLERNTAEIREQGDGAEDEEWDD, encoded by the exons ATGAGCCGCATCTACCACGACAGCGCCCTCCGCAACAAGGCCGTGCAGACCGCGCGACTCCCCGGGGCCTGGGACCCCGCCGCCCACCAGGG GGGAAATGGTGTCTTGCTGGAGGGAGAGCTGGTGGATGTTTCTCGCCACAGCATCTTGGATGCCCATAACAGGAAG GAGCGCTACTACGTGCTGTATATCCGGCCCAGCTGCATCCACCGGAGAAAGTTTGACACCAAGGGAAATGAAATTGAGCCCAACTTCAGTGCCACCAGGAAGGTGAACACAGGCTTCCTCATGTCATCTTACA AAGTGGAAGCCAAGGGGGATACTGACAGGCTGACCGTGGAGGTGCTGAAGGGCCTGGTAAACAAGCCCGAGCTGCTGGAGCTGACAGAGAGCCTCACCCCAGATGAGACAGTGGCATTCTGGATGCCTGAGTCAGAGATGGAGGTCATGGAACTTGAGCTGGGGACTGGAGTGCGGTTAAAAACTCGGGGTGACGGCCCTTTCATAG ATTCCTTAGCCAAACTGGAACTGGGAACAGTGACCAAGTGTAATTTTGCTGGTGATGGAAAGACAGGAGCATCCTGGACAGACAACATCATGGCCCAAAAGTCTTTGGAGAGGAACACGGCGGAGATCCGAGAGCAAGGGGATGGGGCAGAGGATGAGGAATGG GATGATTGA